A part of Acaryochloris thomasi RCC1774 genomic DNA contains:
- a CDS encoding CPP1-like family protein — protein sequence MSEQTPYEQLEVAEDATFDDIQSARDRMFKVYQDDERNRAQVEVAYDAILMDRLRKRQEGKIKVPEGIRFAERLTDKQPKLSLPRVNPSSSWMQRTMDTPNTREISILGGTYAALGLVGVLAQQNGAASPSVLQFLLAIGFGINLYWLNRKEQKLGRAVLLSLAALVIGGLIGAAFLQGFHQSGLLAGAAQDDAVITVAVLFIFWLVSSFLR from the coding sequence ATGAGCGAGCAGACCCCCTACGAGCAGCTCGAAGTTGCAGAAGATGCAACCTTCGACGATATCCAATCCGCCCGCGATCGCATGTTCAAAGTCTATCAAGACGATGAGCGGAACCGAGCGCAGGTTGAGGTGGCCTACGACGCCATTCTTATGGATCGACTGCGTAAGCGCCAAGAAGGCAAAATAAAGGTTCCAGAAGGGATCCGGTTTGCAGAGCGGCTCACGGATAAGCAGCCGAAACTGTCACTGCCCAGAGTGAACCCGTCATCGTCCTGGATGCAGCGGACGATGGATACCCCCAACACCCGAGAAATTTCGATACTGGGCGGTACCTACGCGGCTCTCGGCCTCGTGGGCGTCTTGGCTCAGCAGAACGGTGCGGCCAGCCCTAGCGTTCTACAGTTCTTGCTCGCCATTGGCTTTGGTATCAATCTCTATTGGCTCAACCGCAAAGAACAGAAGCTGGGACGGGCGGTGCTGCTCTCCCTCGCCGCATTGGTCATTGGCGGACTAATTGGAGCTGCATTCCTGCAGGGCTTCCATCAAAGTGGCCTGCTTGCGGGAGCGGCTCAAGACGATGCCGTGATTACCGTGGCCGTTCTGTTTATATTTTGGTTGGTGAGTAGTTTCCTCCGCTAG